In the genome of Cuculus canorus isolate bCucCan1 chromosome 28, bCucCan1.pri, whole genome shotgun sequence, one region contains:
- the ARHGEF2 gene encoding rho guanine nucleotide exchange factor 2 isoform X5 has protein sequence MKEGKEKDARYTNGHLFTTITVSGMTMCFACNKSITAKEALICPTCNVTIHNRCKDTLPNCTKVKQKQQKAALLKNSSALQSVSLRNKTAIRERPNSAIYPSESFRQTLLGPRRGRPSLSLSKSVSTTNIAGTFNDESPLGIRRILSQSTDSLNMRNRTLSVESLIDEGPDVILNQLMSDFETDGKGFEADSWSLAVDNSYLKQHKMDVMKRQDVIYELIQTEIHHVRTLKIMANMFRKAMLDDLQVDPATVQKIFPCVDELSQIHERFLAQLLERRRESLAHDSNKNFVINRLGDILVNQFSGVSAEQLKKAYSEFCSKHTKAVKEYKDLLARDKRFQQFIRRMTRSPLLRRHGVPECILLVTQRITKYPVLIERILKNSKDNEGDSADLSRALKLVKDLISSINEEVHTCEMNARLWDVYRRVDGRAKVQLPWESRAGVFGKDELLRRKLVHSGCMLWKTAAGRFKDVLVLLMTDVLIFLQEKDQKYTFPMLDKPAVISLQNLIVRDIANQEKGMFLISAAPPEMYEVHAASRDDRNNWMKVIQQTVSVCPSRQDFPLIETEIEASLRKLKDRILQHDRKISALLEEKVGLFADMLALASGCEEPSPTLAPRALFHSDSADGSRGEKLMHDAIREVECLKEIFTCVGRDRDQNNQPEAESCPSPSASNGDTGSINGSVEFCRADSDGGQRDGNGNQLLQRVPQEEINQRLVNLYSLLHGLQAVVSQQDTLLELQLQEGGEKPPPPPPSARPSAPAAPGEAALALLQRQHALVQEELGRCRQRCQERALDAAALEARLRDSERERARLQRDLEEARRQLRAGGTPARGRRGAGEPRRRSLPAGDALYLSFTPPQQLSLSPPPTPFAPGPREDLDFGGADAERLREGEDTLDALLEDEDLGSGRSPPASPRDFPRMQDIPEEAENSQERDGGCSDS, from the exons atgaaggaggggaaggagaaggatgcCCGCTACACCAACGGGCACCTCTTCACCACCATCACCGTCTCCGGTATGACCATGTGCTTCGCCTGCAACAAGAGCATCACGGCCAAGGAAGCGCTCATCTGCCCCA CCTGCAACGTCACCATCCACAACCGCTGCAAGGACACGCTGCCCAATTGCACCAAGGTGAAGCAGAAG CAACAGAAAGCGGCGCTGCTGAAGAACAGCTCGGCGCTGCAGTCGGTGTCGCTGCGCAATAAAA CTGCCATCCGGGAGCGCCCCAACTCTGCCATCTACCCCTCGGAGAGCTTCCGGCAGACGCTGCTGGGCCCACGCCGCGGCCgaccctccctctccctctccaagAGCGTCTCCACCACCAACATCGCGGG gaCGTTCAACGATGAATCCCCGCTGGGGATACGGCGGATCCTGTCCCAGTCCACGGATTCCCTCAACATGCGCAACCGCACGCTGTCGGTGGAGTCGCTCATCGACGAAG GCCCCGACGTCATCCTCAACCAGCTGATGAGCGACTTCGAGACGGACGGGAAGGGCTTCGAGGCGGATTCGTGGAGTCTGGCTGTGGACAACAGCTACCTGAAGCAGCACAAGATGGATGTCATGAAGCGGCAGGATGTCATCTACG AGCTGATCCAGACCGAGATCCACCACGTCCGCACGCTGAAGATCATGGCCAACATGTTCCGCAAGGCCATGCTGGATGACCTGCAGGTGGACCCGGCCACGGTGCAGAAGATCTTCCCCTGCGTGGATGAGCTGAGCCAGATCCACGAGCGGTTCCTGGCGCAGCTCCTCGAGCGCCGCCGGGAGTCCCTGGCCCACGACAGCAACAAGAACTTTGTCATCAACCGCCTGGGGGACATCCTCGTCAACCAG TTTTCGGGGGtcagtgcagagcagctgaagaaagcctACTCGGAGTTCTGCAGCAAGCACACCAAAGCCGTGAAGGAGTACAAGGATCTGCTCGCCCGCGACAAGCGCTTCCAGCAGTTCATCCGG AGGATGACGCGCTCCCCACTTCTCCGACGTCACGGAGTGCCCGAGTGCATCTTGTTGGTGACGCAGAGGATCACCAAGTACCCGGTGCTCATTGAACGCATCCTGAAGAATTCCAAAG ACAACGAGGGCGACTCGGCGGACCTGTCGCGGGCgctgaagctggtgaaggatctgaTCTCCTCCATCAACGAGGAGGTGCACACGTGCGAGATGAACGCGCGGCTCTGGGACGTTTACCGGCGTGTGGACGGCCGGGCCAAAGTGCAGCTGCCGTGGGAGAGCCGTGCCGGCGTCTTCGGCAAGGATGAGCTCCTGCGGCGCAAGCTGGTGCACAGCGGCTGCATGCTCTGGAAGACAGCGGCCGGGCGCTTCAAAG ATGTTCTGGTGCTGCTGATGACGGACGTCCTCATCTTCCTGCAAGAGAAGGACCAGAAATACACCTTCCCCATGCTG GACAAACCAGCCGTCATCTCCCTGCAAAACCTCATCGTGCGCGACATCGCCAACCAGGAGAAGGGGATGTTCCTGATCAGCGCGGCGCCGCCGGAGATGTACGAGGTCCACGCCGCCTCCCGCGACGACCGCAACAACTGGATGAAGGTCATCCAGCAGACGGTCAGCGT CTGCCCCAGCCGCCAGGACTTTCCCCTCATCGAAACGGAGATCGAAGCGTCTCTACGGAAACTGAAAG ATCGGATCCTGCAGCACGACCGGAAGATCTCGGcgctgctggaggagaaggtggggCTCTTTGCCGACATGTTGGCGCTGGCGAGCGGCTGCGAGGAGCCCTCGCCCACCCTGGCCCCGCGCGCACTCTTCCACTCCGACTCGGCCGACGGCTCCCGGGGGGAGAAACTGATGCACGACGCCATCCGGGAAG TGGAATGCCTGAAGGAGATCTTCACGTGCGTTGGACGTGACCGGGACCAGAATAACCAGCCGGAGGCCGagagctgccccagccccagtGCCAGCA ACGGCGACACCGGCAGCATCAACGGCTCCGTGGAGTTCTGCAGGGCGGATTCGGACGGGGGACAGAGA GACGGGAATGGGAACCAGCTCCTGCAGAGGGTCCCGCAGGAG gAGATCAACCAGCGCCTGGTGAACCTCTACTCGCTGCTGCATGGGCTGCAG GCGGTGGTGAGCCAGCAGGACactctgctggagctgcagctgcaggaggggggggagaagccgccgccgccgccgccctccGCGCGCCCCTCGGCCCCCGCGGCCCCCGGCGAGGCTGCGCTGGCGCTGCTGCAGCGGCAGCACGCGctggtgcaggaggagctggggcGCTGCCGGCAGCGCTGCCAGGAGCGCGCGCTCGACGCCGCGGCGCTGGAGGCGCGGCTGCGGGACAGCGAGCGGGAGCGCGCGCGGCTCCAACGGGACCTGGAGGAGGCGCGGAGGCAGCTGCGGGCGGGGGGGACCCCGgcccgggggcggcggggagccGGGGAGCCGCGGCGGAGGAGCCTGCCCGCGGGGGACGCGCTCTACCTCAGCTTCACCCCCCCACAG CAGCTGagcctcagccccccccccacccccttcgCCCCCGGCCCCCGCGAGGAcctggattttgggggtgcagaCGCGGAGCGGCTGCGGGAAGGCGAGGACACCCTGGATGCGCTCCTGGAGGATGAGGACCTGGGCAGCGGCCGCTCGCCCCCCGCCAGCCCCCGAG ATTTCCCGAGGATGCAGGATATTCCGGAGGAGGCGGAGAACAGCCAAGAGCGCGACGGGGGCTGCTCGGACAGttag
- the ARHGEF2 gene encoding rho guanine nucleotide exchange factor 2 isoform X1, translating into MTGKAKSKEKEKMKEGKEKDARYTNGHLFTTITVSGMTMCFACNKSITAKEALICPTCNVTIHNRCKDTLPNCTKVKQKQQKAALLKNSSALQSVSLRNKTAIRERPNSAIYPSESFRQTLLGPRRGRPSLSLSKSVSTTNIAGTFNDESPLGIRRILSQSTDSLNMRNRTLSVESLIDEGPDVILNQLMSDFETDGKGFEADSWSLAVDNSYLKQHKMDVMKRQDVIYELIQTEIHHVRTLKIMANMFRKAMLDDLQVDPATVQKIFPCVDELSQIHERFLAQLLERRRESLAHDSNKNFVINRLGDILVNQFSGVSAEQLKKAYSEFCSKHTKAVKEYKDLLARDKRFQQFIRRMTRSPLLRRHGVPECILLVTQRITKYPVLIERILKNSKDNEGDSADLSRALKLVKDLISSINEEVHTCEMNARLWDVYRRVDGRAKVQLPWESRAGVFGKDELLRRKLVHSGCMLWKTAAGRFKDVLVLLMTDVLIFLQEKDQKYTFPMLDKPAVISLQNLIVRDIANQEKGMFLISAAPPEMYEVHAASRDDRNNWMKVIQQTVSVCPSRQDFPLIETEIEASLRKLKDRILQHDRKISALLEEKVGLFADMLALASGCEEPSPTLAPRALFHSDSADGSRGEKLMHDAIREVECLKEIFTCVGRDRDQNNQPEAESCPSPSASNGDTGSINGSVEFCRADSDGGQRDGNGNQLLQRVPQEEINQRLVNLYSLLHGLQAVVSQQDTLLELQLQEGGEKPPPPPPSARPSAPAAPGEAALALLQRQHALVQEELGRCRQRCQERALDAAALEARLRDSERERARLQRDLEEARRQLRAGGTPARGRRGAGEPRRRSLPAGDALYLSFTPPQQLSLSPPPTPFAPGPREDLDFGGADAERLREGEDTLDALLEDEDLGSGRSPPASPRDFPRMQDIPEEAENSQERDGGCSDS; encoded by the exons agcaaggagaaggagaagatgaaggaggggaaggagaaggatgcCCGCTACACCAACGGGCACCTCTTCACCACCATCACCGTCTCCGGTATGACCATGTGCTTCGCCTGCAACAAGAGCATCACGGCCAAGGAAGCGCTCATCTGCCCCA CCTGCAACGTCACCATCCACAACCGCTGCAAGGACACGCTGCCCAATTGCACCAAGGTGAAGCAGAAG CAACAGAAAGCGGCGCTGCTGAAGAACAGCTCGGCGCTGCAGTCGGTGTCGCTGCGCAATAAAA CTGCCATCCGGGAGCGCCCCAACTCTGCCATCTACCCCTCGGAGAGCTTCCGGCAGACGCTGCTGGGCCCACGCCGCGGCCgaccctccctctccctctccaagAGCGTCTCCACCACCAACATCGCGGG gaCGTTCAACGATGAATCCCCGCTGGGGATACGGCGGATCCTGTCCCAGTCCACGGATTCCCTCAACATGCGCAACCGCACGCTGTCGGTGGAGTCGCTCATCGACGAAG GCCCCGACGTCATCCTCAACCAGCTGATGAGCGACTTCGAGACGGACGGGAAGGGCTTCGAGGCGGATTCGTGGAGTCTGGCTGTGGACAACAGCTACCTGAAGCAGCACAAGATGGATGTCATGAAGCGGCAGGATGTCATCTACG AGCTGATCCAGACCGAGATCCACCACGTCCGCACGCTGAAGATCATGGCCAACATGTTCCGCAAGGCCATGCTGGATGACCTGCAGGTGGACCCGGCCACGGTGCAGAAGATCTTCCCCTGCGTGGATGAGCTGAGCCAGATCCACGAGCGGTTCCTGGCGCAGCTCCTCGAGCGCCGCCGGGAGTCCCTGGCCCACGACAGCAACAAGAACTTTGTCATCAACCGCCTGGGGGACATCCTCGTCAACCAG TTTTCGGGGGtcagtgcagagcagctgaagaaagcctACTCGGAGTTCTGCAGCAAGCACACCAAAGCCGTGAAGGAGTACAAGGATCTGCTCGCCCGCGACAAGCGCTTCCAGCAGTTCATCCGG AGGATGACGCGCTCCCCACTTCTCCGACGTCACGGAGTGCCCGAGTGCATCTTGTTGGTGACGCAGAGGATCACCAAGTACCCGGTGCTCATTGAACGCATCCTGAAGAATTCCAAAG ACAACGAGGGCGACTCGGCGGACCTGTCGCGGGCgctgaagctggtgaaggatctgaTCTCCTCCATCAACGAGGAGGTGCACACGTGCGAGATGAACGCGCGGCTCTGGGACGTTTACCGGCGTGTGGACGGCCGGGCCAAAGTGCAGCTGCCGTGGGAGAGCCGTGCCGGCGTCTTCGGCAAGGATGAGCTCCTGCGGCGCAAGCTGGTGCACAGCGGCTGCATGCTCTGGAAGACAGCGGCCGGGCGCTTCAAAG ATGTTCTGGTGCTGCTGATGACGGACGTCCTCATCTTCCTGCAAGAGAAGGACCAGAAATACACCTTCCCCATGCTG GACAAACCAGCCGTCATCTCCCTGCAAAACCTCATCGTGCGCGACATCGCCAACCAGGAGAAGGGGATGTTCCTGATCAGCGCGGCGCCGCCGGAGATGTACGAGGTCCACGCCGCCTCCCGCGACGACCGCAACAACTGGATGAAGGTCATCCAGCAGACGGTCAGCGT CTGCCCCAGCCGCCAGGACTTTCCCCTCATCGAAACGGAGATCGAAGCGTCTCTACGGAAACTGAAAG ATCGGATCCTGCAGCACGACCGGAAGATCTCGGcgctgctggaggagaaggtggggCTCTTTGCCGACATGTTGGCGCTGGCGAGCGGCTGCGAGGAGCCCTCGCCCACCCTGGCCCCGCGCGCACTCTTCCACTCCGACTCGGCCGACGGCTCCCGGGGGGAGAAACTGATGCACGACGCCATCCGGGAAG TGGAATGCCTGAAGGAGATCTTCACGTGCGTTGGACGTGACCGGGACCAGAATAACCAGCCGGAGGCCGagagctgccccagccccagtGCCAGCA ACGGCGACACCGGCAGCATCAACGGCTCCGTGGAGTTCTGCAGGGCGGATTCGGACGGGGGACAGAGA GACGGGAATGGGAACCAGCTCCTGCAGAGGGTCCCGCAGGAG gAGATCAACCAGCGCCTGGTGAACCTCTACTCGCTGCTGCATGGGCTGCAG GCGGTGGTGAGCCAGCAGGACactctgctggagctgcagctgcaggaggggggggagaagccgccgccgccgccgccctccGCGCGCCCCTCGGCCCCCGCGGCCCCCGGCGAGGCTGCGCTGGCGCTGCTGCAGCGGCAGCACGCGctggtgcaggaggagctggggcGCTGCCGGCAGCGCTGCCAGGAGCGCGCGCTCGACGCCGCGGCGCTGGAGGCGCGGCTGCGGGACAGCGAGCGGGAGCGCGCGCGGCTCCAACGGGACCTGGAGGAGGCGCGGAGGCAGCTGCGGGCGGGGGGGACCCCGgcccgggggcggcggggagccGGGGAGCCGCGGCGGAGGAGCCTGCCCGCGGGGGACGCGCTCTACCTCAGCTTCACCCCCCCACAG CAGCTGagcctcagccccccccccacccccttcgCCCCCGGCCCCCGCGAGGAcctggattttgggggtgcagaCGCGGAGCGGCTGCGGGAAGGCGAGGACACCCTGGATGCGCTCCTGGAGGATGAGGACCTGGGCAGCGGCCGCTCGCCCCCCGCCAGCCCCCGAG ATTTCCCGAGGATGCAGGATATTCCGGAGGAGGCGGAGAACAGCCAAGAGCGCGACGGGGGCTGCTCGGACAGttag
- the ARHGEF2 gene encoding rho guanine nucleotide exchange factor 2 isoform X4 has product MAARRAPASKEKEKMKEGKEKDARYTNGHLFTTITVSGMTMCFACNKSITAKEALICPTCNVTIHNRCKDTLPNCTKVKQKQQKAALLKNSSALQSVSLRNKTAIRERPNSAIYPSESFRQTLLGPRRGRPSLSLSKSVSTTNIAGTFNDESPLGIRRILSQSTDSLNMRNRTLSVESLIDEGPDVILNQLMSDFETDGKGFEADSWSLAVDNSYLKQHKMDVMKRQDVIYELIQTEIHHVRTLKIMANMFRKAMLDDLQVDPATVQKIFPCVDELSQIHERFLAQLLERRRESLAHDSNKNFVINRLGDILVNQFSGVSAEQLKKAYSEFCSKHTKAVKEYKDLLARDKRFQQFIRRMTRSPLLRRHGVPECILLVTQRITKYPVLIERILKNSKDNEGDSADLSRALKLVKDLISSINEEVHTCEMNARLWDVYRRVDGRAKVQLPWESRAGVFGKDELLRRKLVHSGCMLWKTAAGRFKDVLVLLMTDVLIFLQEKDQKYTFPMLDKPAVISLQNLIVRDIANQEKGMFLISAAPPEMYEVHAASRDDRNNWMKVIQQTVSVCPSRQDFPLIETEIEASLRKLKDRILQHDRKISALLEEKVGLFADMLALASGCEEPSPTLAPRALFHSDSADGSRGEKLMHDAIREVECLKEIFTCVGRDRDQNNQPEAESCPSPSASNGDTGSINGSVEFCRADSDGGQRDGNGNQLLQRVPQEEINQRLVNLYSLLHGLQAVVSQQDTLLELQLQEGGEKPPPPPPSARPSAPAAPGEAALALLQRQHALVQEELGRCRQRCQERALDAAALEARLRDSERERARLQRDLEEARRQLRAGGTPARGRRGAGEPRRRSLPAGDALYLSFTPPQQLSLSPPPTPFAPGPREDLDFGGADAERLREGEDTLDALLEDEDLGSGRSPPASPRDFPRMQDIPEEAENSQERDGGCSDS; this is encoded by the exons agcaaggagaaggagaagatgaaggaggggaaggagaaggatgcCCGCTACACCAACGGGCACCTCTTCACCACCATCACCGTCTCCGGTATGACCATGTGCTTCGCCTGCAACAAGAGCATCACGGCCAAGGAAGCGCTCATCTGCCCCA CCTGCAACGTCACCATCCACAACCGCTGCAAGGACACGCTGCCCAATTGCACCAAGGTGAAGCAGAAG CAACAGAAAGCGGCGCTGCTGAAGAACAGCTCGGCGCTGCAGTCGGTGTCGCTGCGCAATAAAA CTGCCATCCGGGAGCGCCCCAACTCTGCCATCTACCCCTCGGAGAGCTTCCGGCAGACGCTGCTGGGCCCACGCCGCGGCCgaccctccctctccctctccaagAGCGTCTCCACCACCAACATCGCGGG gaCGTTCAACGATGAATCCCCGCTGGGGATACGGCGGATCCTGTCCCAGTCCACGGATTCCCTCAACATGCGCAACCGCACGCTGTCGGTGGAGTCGCTCATCGACGAAG GCCCCGACGTCATCCTCAACCAGCTGATGAGCGACTTCGAGACGGACGGGAAGGGCTTCGAGGCGGATTCGTGGAGTCTGGCTGTGGACAACAGCTACCTGAAGCAGCACAAGATGGATGTCATGAAGCGGCAGGATGTCATCTACG AGCTGATCCAGACCGAGATCCACCACGTCCGCACGCTGAAGATCATGGCCAACATGTTCCGCAAGGCCATGCTGGATGACCTGCAGGTGGACCCGGCCACGGTGCAGAAGATCTTCCCCTGCGTGGATGAGCTGAGCCAGATCCACGAGCGGTTCCTGGCGCAGCTCCTCGAGCGCCGCCGGGAGTCCCTGGCCCACGACAGCAACAAGAACTTTGTCATCAACCGCCTGGGGGACATCCTCGTCAACCAG TTTTCGGGGGtcagtgcagagcagctgaagaaagcctACTCGGAGTTCTGCAGCAAGCACACCAAAGCCGTGAAGGAGTACAAGGATCTGCTCGCCCGCGACAAGCGCTTCCAGCAGTTCATCCGG AGGATGACGCGCTCCCCACTTCTCCGACGTCACGGAGTGCCCGAGTGCATCTTGTTGGTGACGCAGAGGATCACCAAGTACCCGGTGCTCATTGAACGCATCCTGAAGAATTCCAAAG ACAACGAGGGCGACTCGGCGGACCTGTCGCGGGCgctgaagctggtgaaggatctgaTCTCCTCCATCAACGAGGAGGTGCACACGTGCGAGATGAACGCGCGGCTCTGGGACGTTTACCGGCGTGTGGACGGCCGGGCCAAAGTGCAGCTGCCGTGGGAGAGCCGTGCCGGCGTCTTCGGCAAGGATGAGCTCCTGCGGCGCAAGCTGGTGCACAGCGGCTGCATGCTCTGGAAGACAGCGGCCGGGCGCTTCAAAG ATGTTCTGGTGCTGCTGATGACGGACGTCCTCATCTTCCTGCAAGAGAAGGACCAGAAATACACCTTCCCCATGCTG GACAAACCAGCCGTCATCTCCCTGCAAAACCTCATCGTGCGCGACATCGCCAACCAGGAGAAGGGGATGTTCCTGATCAGCGCGGCGCCGCCGGAGATGTACGAGGTCCACGCCGCCTCCCGCGACGACCGCAACAACTGGATGAAGGTCATCCAGCAGACGGTCAGCGT CTGCCCCAGCCGCCAGGACTTTCCCCTCATCGAAACGGAGATCGAAGCGTCTCTACGGAAACTGAAAG ATCGGATCCTGCAGCACGACCGGAAGATCTCGGcgctgctggaggagaaggtggggCTCTTTGCCGACATGTTGGCGCTGGCGAGCGGCTGCGAGGAGCCCTCGCCCACCCTGGCCCCGCGCGCACTCTTCCACTCCGACTCGGCCGACGGCTCCCGGGGGGAGAAACTGATGCACGACGCCATCCGGGAAG TGGAATGCCTGAAGGAGATCTTCACGTGCGTTGGACGTGACCGGGACCAGAATAACCAGCCGGAGGCCGagagctgccccagccccagtGCCAGCA ACGGCGACACCGGCAGCATCAACGGCTCCGTGGAGTTCTGCAGGGCGGATTCGGACGGGGGACAGAGA GACGGGAATGGGAACCAGCTCCTGCAGAGGGTCCCGCAGGAG gAGATCAACCAGCGCCTGGTGAACCTCTACTCGCTGCTGCATGGGCTGCAG GCGGTGGTGAGCCAGCAGGACactctgctggagctgcagctgcaggaggggggggagaagccgccgccgccgccgccctccGCGCGCCCCTCGGCCCCCGCGGCCCCCGGCGAGGCTGCGCTGGCGCTGCTGCAGCGGCAGCACGCGctggtgcaggaggagctggggcGCTGCCGGCAGCGCTGCCAGGAGCGCGCGCTCGACGCCGCGGCGCTGGAGGCGCGGCTGCGGGACAGCGAGCGGGAGCGCGCGCGGCTCCAACGGGACCTGGAGGAGGCGCGGAGGCAGCTGCGGGCGGGGGGGACCCCGgcccgggggcggcggggagccGGGGAGCCGCGGCGGAGGAGCCTGCCCGCGGGGGACGCGCTCTACCTCAGCTTCACCCCCCCACAG CAGCTGagcctcagccccccccccacccccttcgCCCCCGGCCCCCGCGAGGAcctggattttgggggtgcagaCGCGGAGCGGCTGCGGGAAGGCGAGGACACCCTGGATGCGCTCCTGGAGGATGAGGACCTGGGCAGCGGCCGCTCGCCCCCCGCCAGCCCCCGAG ATTTCCCGAGGATGCAGGATATTCCGGAGGAGGCGGAGAACAGCCAAGAGCGCGACGGGGGCTGCTCGGACAGttag